In Chitinibacter sp. SCUT-21, a single genomic region encodes these proteins:
- a CDS encoding TolC family outer membrane protein translates to MKIKHLVLMMLAATTSASFAATSMKDAVEQTILKNPEVRAKWLQYKASGEEQNAAKGNYYPRVDLNGYTGLEKQERPFPNKGDTSFNHYGVNLELRQMLFDGFATQSEVRRLGYGKLTRYYELLAASDMAALETVNAYLDVLRYRELVSLAKENYAIHKETYDQIAERVNAGVGRRVDLETATGRLALAESNWLTQASNLHDVSARYERLTGAVPDAEMSKPAGFARNMPADAAALKSQLGNNPQFKASVFNIRAARADAENKKSDYYPTFELRASQGLDWNRDNIDGSYKDGAVQLVMNYNLFRGGATKARASQYAEQLNIAYEMRDKTCRDIRQTTQIAWNDTFRLKEQLGYLDQHALATEKSRDAFRRQFDIGQRSLLDVLDTENELFEAKIAVVKGDYDYLLSHARVLAQTHQLLAALQLAPLESTGPEDDLGDNITDDERIACSGAMIESVKLDRDAAMAARPPRAATPVPTPEVTPAPTAGTCDKAITDLVGNWSAAWSGKQLDTYLGFYAQKFEASGGRTRSDWEAKRRSRVSKEGAITLKLENQTCAMSGKERGEVTFTQHYTSKDYSDTVQKTLELVQEGGKWKIGRERVTSGRTE, encoded by the coding sequence ATGAAAATTAAACACCTAGTTCTAATGATGTTGGCAGCGACGACTTCTGCTAGCTTTGCTGCAACCAGCATGAAAGATGCGGTTGAACAAACCATCCTTAAAAACCCTGAAGTTCGTGCCAAATGGTTGCAGTACAAAGCCTCTGGCGAAGAACAAAATGCGGCTAAAGGCAATTACTACCCACGCGTTGATTTGAATGGGTATACCGGCTTAGAGAAGCAAGAGCGCCCATTTCCGAATAAAGGCGATACCTCTTTTAATCATTACGGGGTGAATTTAGAACTGCGCCAAATGCTGTTTGATGGCTTTGCAACGCAAAGCGAAGTGCGCCGTTTAGGTTATGGCAAACTCACTCGGTATTACGAATTACTTGCAGCCAGCGATATGGCAGCGCTGGAAACGGTGAACGCTTATCTTGATGTGCTGCGTTATCGCGAGCTGGTGAGCTTGGCCAAAGAAAACTATGCCATCCACAAAGAAACTTACGATCAAATCGCCGAGCGCGTGAACGCGGGTGTTGGTCGCCGAGTCGATTTGGAAACGGCAACCGGTCGTTTGGCGTTGGCTGAATCAAATTGGCTAACGCAAGCGTCGAATCTGCACGATGTTTCGGCGCGTTACGAGCGCTTAACTGGCGCTGTGCCAGACGCGGAAATGAGCAAGCCCGCTGGCTTTGCCCGCAATATGCCTGCTGATGCGGCGGCATTGAAATCGCAATTGGGCAATAATCCGCAATTTAAAGCTAGCGTCTTTAATATTCGCGCTGCGCGGGCCGATGCTGAAAACAAGAAAAGCGATTACTACCCCACGTTTGAATTGCGTGCTAGCCAAGGCTTAGATTGGAATCGCGACAATATCGACGGCAGCTACAAAGACGGCGCGGTGCAGTTGGTGATGAATTACAACCTGTTCCGTGGTGGTGCGACCAAAGCGCGTGCCAGCCAATACGCCGAGCAATTAAATATTGCGTATGAAATGCGCGATAAAACCTGTCGTGATATTCGCCAAACCACGCAAATTGCGTGGAATGATACGTTCCGCTTGAAAGAACAGTTGGGTTACTTGGATCAACACGCGCTGGCAACCGAAAAATCGCGCGATGCCTTCCGCCGCCAGTTTGATATCGGCCAACGTTCATTGCTCGATGTGCTCGATACTGAAAACGAGTTGTTTGAAGCCAAAATCGCAGTGGTAAAAGGCGATTACGATTATTTGCTGTCGCACGCCCGCGTGCTGGCGCAAACGCATCAATTGCTTGCGGCCCTGCAACTCGCACCGCTGGAGAGCACTGGTCCAGAAGACGATCTTGGTGACAACATCACCGATGACGAGCGCATTGCGTGTTCAGGAGCCATGATCGAAAGCGTCAAACTTGACCGTGATGCGGCAATGGCTGCTCGACCACCGCGTGCGGCTACTCCAGTGCCAACACCAGAAGTCACCCCGGCACCAACTGCTGGCACATGCGATAAAGCGATTACCGATTTGGTCGGCAACTGGTCAGCGGCTTGGTCAGGCAAACAGCTTGATACCTATTTGGGATTCTACGCGCAGAAATTCGAAGCCAGCGGTGGCCGCACCCGTTCCGATTGGGAAGCGAAACGTCGTAGCCGTGTGAGCAAAGAAGGCGCGATCACGTTGAAACTGGAAAACCAAACTTGCGCGATGAGTGGCAAAGAGCGCGGTGAAGTGACATTTACCCAGCACTACACGTCGAAAGACTACAGCGACACGGTGCAAAAAACCTTGGAGCTGGTGCAAGAAGGCGGCAAGTGGAAAATCGGCCGCGAACGCGTTACCAGTGGCCGTACTGAATAA
- the rlmH gene encoding 23S rRNA (pseudouridine(1915)-N(3))-methyltransferase RlmH produces MKLNIIAVGHKMPDWISEGYNEFAKRMPRDFALTLTELKPDKRISARTPQQVMAEEAERILAAIPHDARVLAMDERGANWTTMKLAENMKQWQIDGRETVFIIGGTDGLDPKIKQRADQLLQLSAMTLPHGMVRVMLAEQLYRAVSILNNHPYHRE; encoded by the coding sequence ATGAAACTGAATATCATCGCCGTCGGCCACAAAATGCCCGATTGGATTTCTGAAGGCTACAACGAATTTGCCAAGCGCATGCCGCGCGATTTTGCGCTGACGCTGACCGAGCTCAAGCCTGATAAACGCATCAGCGCACGCACGCCGCAGCAGGTGATGGCCGAAGAAGCCGAGCGTATTTTGGCCGCGATCCCTCATGATGCGCGCGTATTGGCGATGGATGAGCGCGGCGCGAACTGGACGACGATGAAGCTGGCTGAAAACATGAAGCAATGGCAAATCGACGGCCGCGAAACGGTGTTTATCATCGGCGGCACCGACGGGCTCGACCCAAAAATCAAGCAGCGTGCCGATCAATTGCTGCAACTGTCGGCGATGACGCTGCCGCACGGCATGGTGCGCGTGATGCTGGCCGAGCAGCTGTATCGGGCGGTATCTATTCTCAATAACCATCCCTATCACCGCGAATAA
- a CDS encoding Maf-like protein, with product MTQLYLASGSPRRKELLAQTGVIFERIAAPIDETPLTNENPRDYVIRMAVEKAESGWRHLQDMGLALKPVLASDTSVVLGDEILGKPLDAADATAMLQKLSGRTHEVMTSLALRTESGVETMLNISRVTFAPLSAAQIAAYVASGEPMDKAGAYGIQGVGGLFVAHLEGSYTGVMGLPLYETAQLIAKQGLGLMAV from the coding sequence ATGACCCAACTCTATCTGGCTTCCGGCAGCCCACGCCGTAAAGAATTGCTGGCGCAAACCGGCGTGATTTTCGAGCGCATTGCCGCGCCGATTGATGAAACGCCGTTGACCAATGAAAACCCACGCGATTATGTGATCCGCATGGCGGTCGAAAAAGCAGAATCGGGCTGGCGCCATTTGCAGGACATGGGCTTGGCACTGAAACCGGTGTTGGCTTCCGACACGTCGGTGGTGTTGGGCGATGAAATTTTAGGCAAACCGCTCGACGCCGCCGACGCGACGGCAATGCTGCAAAAGCTCTCGGGCCGCACGCATGAAGTGATGACGAGCTTGGCGCTGCGCACTGAAAGCGGCGTTGAGACGATGCTTAATATCAGCCGCGTGACGTTTGCACCTTTAAGCGCGGCGCAAATCGCAGCCTACGTTGCTAGCGGCGAGCCGATGGATAAGGCCGGCGCGTACGGTATTCAAGGCGTTGGCGGTTTGTTTGTCGCGCATCTGGAAGGCAGCTACACCGGCGTGATGGGCTTGCCGCTGTATGAAACGGCGCAATTGATCGCTAAGCAAGGGTTGGGCTTGATGGCGGTCTAA
- a CDS encoding RNA-binding S4 domain-containing protein: MAKHVFELRHEHIALCDLLKAVAIAPSGGIAKMMIAAGDVQVDGQVDTRKTAKIRAGMVVSALGETIEVVQAK; the protein is encoded by the coding sequence ATGGCTAAGCATGTTTTTGAATTACGCCACGAACACATCGCGCTGTGCGATTTACTGAAAGCCGTTGCCATCGCGCCGTCGGGCGGCATCGCGAAAATGATGATTGCCGCAGGTGACGTGCAGGTCGATGGCCAAGTTGATACGCGCAAAACCGCCAAAATCCGCGCTGGCATGGTCGTTTCTGCCTTGGGTGAAACGATTGAAGTGGTGCAAGCAAAATAA
- a CDS encoding C13 family peptidase, whose product MEKLIDQQLAQIPEGVAGKKEAFLLVVAGFDEPAVFSNELHLAATKIGGAFNVQNRILRLSNNRKDAETLPQVSPFMLKLAIQKLANKMNLDEDLFAIYLVSHGSKQGLALKRGTDQPVLSEVVGLQDAFEQAGVQWRAVFVSACYSGVYHDSLKGDKTLIMTAADAENTSFGCGFGYKYTYFGREFLDDRDFSQPIDWSAIYLDTTRKIKRRESLAGIRPSNPQFAMGDAMANYLKNWPSLDIAKQP is encoded by the coding sequence ATGGAAAAACTGATTGATCAACAATTAGCGCAGATTCCGGAAGGGGTTGCGGGCAAAAAAGAGGCCTTCTTACTCGTTGTCGCAGGTTTTGATGAACCCGCTGTTTTTAGTAATGAGCTGCATTTAGCCGCAACAAAAATTGGTGGCGCGTTTAATGTGCAAAATCGCATTCTGCGCTTGAGCAATAATCGTAAAGATGCGGAGACACTGCCACAGGTCAGCCCATTTATGCTCAAGCTAGCCATTCAAAAGCTGGCTAACAAAATGAATTTAGACGAGGATTTATTTGCCATTTACCTCGTTTCACACGGTTCCAAACAAGGCCTCGCGCTAAAACGCGGAACAGATCAACCCGTATTGTCGGAAGTTGTAGGCTTGCAAGATGCGTTTGAGCAGGCTGGCGTGCAATGGCGCGCGGTATTTGTTTCGGCCTGCTATTCAGGTGTTTATCACGACAGCCTGAAAGGCGACAAAACACTGATCATGACCGCGGCTGACGCCGAAAATACATCATTTGGCTGCGGCTTTGGCTATAAATACACGTATTTTGGCCGCGAATTTCTGGATGATCGCGACTTTTCGCAACCCATCGACTGGTCTGCGATTTACCTAGATACCACTCGCAAGATCAAAAGGCGCGAAAGCCTAGCTGGCATCCGCCCATCGAATCCTCAGTTTGCCATGGGCGACGCAATGGCCAATTACCTAAAAAATTGGCCATCACTCGACATCGCAAAACAGCCCTAA
- a CDS encoding SPFH domain-containing protein, with protein sequence MNGLRDIRIVGGVAALVGLGFAVNAFVASVAANHVGVEFNRIDGKVEPVPLSSGWHIIGIGTSVVEFPTFTQTYTWTQSKSEGSPTDESMNFQVASGVVINADISISYSIDSSKAPVLYQKYKRGYEEITSQIIRNAIRNALNSYGTAYDAEGLLAGGKIRLAEQVRGKINQEMNQYGIVVEQFGFVNEMRLPPNIQSAINAKIQATQEALQSEALLRKNQADAANAVAVAKGKAEAKIAEAEGDAKALEVVGEAIKKYGAEAAQVKNQTLWIEKWNGQLPTTSLGNNTTAMVGVK encoded by the coding sequence ATGAACGGATTACGCGATATTCGTATCGTTGGTGGTGTTGCCGCGCTGGTCGGTTTGGGTTTTGCCGTGAATGCTTTTGTGGCTTCGGTGGCGGCAAACCATGTGGGCGTTGAATTTAACCGCATCGACGGCAAGGTGGAGCCGGTGCCCTTATCCAGCGGTTGGCATATTATCGGCATCGGTACCAGCGTCGTCGAATTTCCGACGTTTACGCAAACCTACACGTGGACGCAATCAAAATCGGAAGGCTCGCCAACCGATGAGTCGATGAATTTTCAGGTCGCGTCGGGTGTCGTGATCAACGCGGATATCAGTATTTCGTACAGCATTGATTCGAGCAAAGCGCCAGTGCTGTACCAGAAATACAAACGTGGTTACGAGGAAATCACCAGCCAGATTATCCGCAATGCGATTCGTAACGCGCTCAATAGTTACGGCACAGCGTACGATGCGGAAGGTTTACTTGCCGGCGGTAAGATACGCCTAGCCGAACAAGTGCGCGGCAAGATTAATCAGGAAATGAATCAGTACGGCATCGTCGTTGAGCAATTTGGTTTTGTAAACGAAATGCGCTTGCCGCCGAATATTCAAAGTGCGATCAACGCCAAGATTCAAGCCACGCAAGAAGCACTGCAATCAGAAGCCTTGCTGCGCAAAAACCAAGCCGATGCAGCCAACGCGGTAGCGGTAGCGAAAGGTAAGGCCGAGGCGAAAATCGCCGAGGCGGAAGGTGACGCCAAAGCGCTGGAAGTCGTTGGTGAGGCGATTAAAAAATACGGCGCCGAAGCCGCGCAAGTGAAAAACCAAACGTTGTGGATCGAGAAATGGAATGGCCAATTGCCTACGACGAGTTTGGGCAATAACACCACGGCGATGGTGGGCGTGAAATAA